The Acinetobacter pittii genome contains a region encoding:
- a CDS encoding isochorismate synthase MenF — translation MSAQHPYFIQRENFTESRVALAQEILNCGNDAGFIFTTPEYTINSHQKLRDIQVTKNSLLKDWLDEARAQLQLAINDGYKDVKIMGGLPFCSAADVNLMLMQNAKIYQKVLYAQSDIDFGSLSLEKADYFPLGEHYQQQVEYLVQQMQAKKLDKAVLARILQLEFEQNIPVSDLFYNLAKHNPEGYNYAVARHPQSEGWFVGASPELLIAKQNTKICSKPVAGTLARDDDPTLDQNNARALLASQKDQHEHALVIEMIADELTPFCKQLKVPKQPSLIRTKRLWHLASHITGELKKADTHVFDLIERLHPTPAICGEPSPIAKELIQQLEPFNRELFAGTMGWADEQGNGEWSVTVRCARIYQNIARLFAGAGIVEASRPQAEHAETAAKFRTVLDGFQISPNQLAIQGPNT, via the coding sequence ATGTCGGCACAGCATCCGTATTTTATCCAACGAGAAAATTTTACTGAAAGCCGCGTTGCATTAGCACAAGAAATTTTAAATTGTGGAAATGACGCAGGTTTTATTTTCACAACGCCAGAATACACCATCAATAGTCATCAAAAATTACGAGATATTCAAGTCACAAAAAATAGCCTTTTAAAAGATTGGCTAGATGAAGCACGAGCTCAATTACAGCTTGCAATAAATGACGGTTATAAAGACGTCAAAATTATGGGTGGACTACCATTTTGCTCGGCAGCCGATGTCAATTTAATGCTCATGCAAAATGCAAAAATCTATCAGAAAGTACTCTATGCACAATCCGATATTGATTTTGGTTCTTTATCTTTAGAAAAGGCGGATTATTTCCCTTTAGGTGAACATTACCAACAGCAAGTTGAGTATTTAGTTCAGCAAATGCAAGCAAAAAAACTTGATAAAGCCGTCCTTGCTCGTATTTTACAACTTGAGTTTGAACAAAATATTCCCGTCTCGGACTTATTTTATAACTTAGCTAAGCATAATCCCGAAGGCTATAACTATGCAGTCGCGAGGCATCCTCAAAGTGAAGGATGGTTTGTCGGTGCAAGCCCCGAACTTTTAATTGCAAAGCAAAATACAAAAATCTGCAGTAAACCGGTTGCTGGCACATTGGCTCGTGATGACGATCCAACCCTAGACCAAAATAATGCCAGAGCGTTACTGGCTTCACAAAAAGATCAACATGAGCATGCACTCGTCATCGAAATGATTGCCGATGAGCTCACACCTTTTTGTAAGCAGTTAAAAGTACCTAAACAACCATCCCTCATTCGTACCAAACGTCTTTGGCACTTGGCATCCCATATTACCGGCGAACTTAAGAAAGCCGATACACATGTTTTTGACTTAATTGAACGCTTGCACCCAACACCTGCAATTTGTGGGGAGCCTAGTCCAATTGCGAAAGAACTAATTCAGCAACTTGAACCATTTAACCGTGAATTATTTGCAGGGACTATGGGCTGGGCAGATGAACAAGGTAATGGTGAATGGTCGGTGACTGTTCGCTGTGCCCGAATTTATCAGAATATTGCCCGTTTATTTGCTGGTGCAGGAATTGTGGAAGCTTCTCGTCCGCAAGCTGAACATGCTGAAACTGCCGCTAAATTTCGTACTGTACTGGACGGATTCCAGATTTCACCCAATCAATTGGCAATACAAGGACCAAACACATGA
- a CDS encoding TonB-dependent receptor plug domain-containing protein, which translates to MTLTKKALVVAISTLLPFAVQANTDSEQPSNNESVQKLKTIVVSAALKEQDVDKAPASISVITSEEIERSAALSLADVLQKQAGVYNYNSGQDKIVIRGMLNTSGNYTLILLNGKRMSSNGAMWRGNDFDWSAIPLNSIERVEVIRGPMSSLYGADAMGGVINIITKKAEDGQLHGSVFGQYNRADRGNGKDQFRYGFNLYGGLTDNLSFTLAGDAYNRDAWYRNGKPDPDGAYFVEKDTKNVNGTLSWNINDQQTLDLDLGYNNDKRPLTQDAATSIQESEMKRTNVGIAHRGKWGWGKTEAYIGKETAKISDYDSEYDAPQNRQYKQENLIARAFANFDWLMNNTTAGFDYKDQKITDVVSYIGTGKNQQKSYGVFVQNDTHINDALTLTLGGRYDDFDDFDGKSTGKAYLSYELAEGVVLKGGVGQAYKVPAPAQLDINYSMISCGGSCHIRGNPDLEPEESTNYEASLIVTRPNWNAGITVFQNDVKNLIEAITLSDGDPRLVGDFRKIWTNVSRAELKGVELTGGYDFTDNLGVKANATYLDAKNKTTGKDLTERPEWLANGSISWAPVEDFRVNAGVSYVGKQMYSATKELPAYTTYDVTFTSPLSPRLTLDYGVKNLTDVDLEDKNKTFNTKLYGRNYFVKATYSF; encoded by the coding sequence ATGACGTTAACTAAAAAGGCGCTGGTGGTCGCCATCTCAACACTGCTTCCGTTTGCAGTTCAAGCAAATACAGATAGTGAACAGCCGAGTAATAATGAATCAGTTCAAAAACTTAAAACTATTGTAGTTTCCGCTGCATTAAAAGAACAAGATGTAGATAAAGCACCTGCATCCATTAGTGTGATCACGAGTGAAGAGATTGAACGTAGTGCGGCGCTCAGTCTTGCTGATGTTTTACAAAAACAAGCTGGGGTTTATAACTATAACAGCGGACAAGATAAAATCGTTATACGGGGAATGCTAAATACATCAGGTAACTACACCTTAATTCTTTTAAATGGTAAGCGCATGTCATCTAATGGTGCCATGTGGCGAGGTAATGACTTTGACTGGAGTGCAATTCCTTTAAATAGTATTGAACGAGTAGAAGTGATTCGAGGACCAATGTCATCTCTCTATGGAGCAGATGCTATGGGCGGAGTCATCAATATTATTACTAAGAAAGCCGAAGACGGGCAGCTGCATGGTTCTGTCTTTGGCCAATATAACCGAGCAGACCGCGGAAATGGAAAAGATCAATTCCGTTACGGATTTAACTTATACGGCGGTTTAACCGACAATCTAAGTTTTACTTTGGCAGGAGATGCCTATAACCGTGATGCATGGTACCGAAATGGCAAACCAGATCCAGATGGGGCTTACTTTGTAGAAAAAGATACTAAAAACGTAAATGGTACATTAAGTTGGAACATTAATGACCAACAAACTTTAGACCTAGATTTGGGTTATAACAACGATAAACGCCCACTGACCCAAGATGCGGCAACTTCAATTCAAGAATCAGAAATGAAACGAACCAATGTGGGAATTGCTCACCGCGGAAAATGGGGTTGGGGTAAAACAGAAGCTTACATTGGTAAAGAAACAGCTAAAATTTCTGACTATGACAGCGAATATGATGCGCCACAAAATCGTCAATATAAGCAAGAAAATTTAATTGCTCGTGCTTTTGCGAACTTTGACTGGCTCATGAATAACACCACAGCAGGTTTTGATTATAAAGACCAAAAAATTACAGACGTTGTGAGCTATATCGGCACTGGAAAAAACCAGCAGAAGAGCTACGGTGTATTTGTTCAAAACGATACCCATATTAATGATGCACTGACCTTAACTTTAGGCGGCCGATACGACGACTTTGATGACTTTGATGGTAAATCGACTGGTAAAGCTTATTTGTCCTATGAACTCGCTGAAGGTGTTGTCTTAAAAGGTGGTGTAGGCCAAGCTTATAAAGTTCCGGCTCCTGCACAGTTAGACATCAATTACTCAATGATTTCATGTGGTGGTAGTTGTCACATTCGAGGTAATCCTGACTTAGAACCAGAAGAAAGCACCAACTATGAAGCATCCTTAATTGTGACTCGTCCAAACTGGAATGCTGGTATTACCGTTTTCCAAAATGATGTGAAGAATCTGATTGAAGCCATTACTTTAAGTGATGGAGACCCGCGTTTAGTGGGTGATTTTAGAAAAATCTGGACCAATGTAAGCCGTGCAGAACTCAAAGGAGTCGAACTTACAGGTGGTTATGATTTCACGGATAATTTAGGTGTTAAGGCAAACGCTACTTACCTCGATGCAAAAAATAAAACCACAGGTAAAGACTTAACTGAACGACCAGAATGGCTGGCTAATGGTTCAATTTCTTGGGCACCCGTTGAAGACTTCCGCGTAAATGCAGGGGTAAGCTACGTTGGTAAGCAAATGTACTCCGCAACTAAAGAGTTACCAGCTTATACCACTTATGACGTGACATTTACTTCACCACTTTCACCACGCTTAACATTGGACTATGGTGTGAAAAACCTGACCGATGTTGATCTGGAAGATAAAAATAAAACCTTTAATACCAAACTTTATGGCCGTAATTATTTTGTAAAAGCGACTTATAGTTTCTAA
- the fes gene encoding enterochelin esterase, whose product MKPFSQPLHPLFQQINVGSEVWWNTVKKLGSPLVNLQKNKALCTFIWRSSELKESLFVYIDIYSQSPSIYQKWNRFSRIAGTDVYFFEIELPLAWAGSYVVVTASEEAPETDCAATRRAWWQTQLKQSAQIDPFNQHRFYTGHLARYINQIQLESTKFLIGDYPITKTFQWSSRLCQQDYLVDVFISHQSTQEDLPLIILLDGQLWSRELSIIPEIQHLTDSNKIRPAVYVFVHSLNSQQRQQDYGCHDAFSQALVYELIETLLKEYSFISKIDITLCGQSLGGLCALHSALLFPTIFTSLILQSGSYWWSDFSNSTLGQKYKGNILELLQNRSHPLSKTTQIYISAGTYETDMRDDALQLYQQLQSFNQVSFHSFSGGHDAVNWRIDLLKALQKILSL is encoded by the coding sequence ATGAAGCCATTTTCTCAACCCTTACATCCCCTATTTCAACAAATCAATGTTGGGAGTGAAGTCTGGTGGAATACCGTAAAAAAACTAGGTAGCCCGCTGGTCAACCTACAAAAAAATAAAGCGCTATGTACCTTTATTTGGCGTAGTTCTGAACTCAAAGAAAGCCTTTTTGTTTATATCGATATCTATTCACAAAGCCCTTCTATCTATCAAAAGTGGAATCGTTTTAGCCGTATAGCTGGGACAGATGTGTACTTTTTTGAAATAGAGTTGCCTCTAGCTTGGGCTGGTAGTTATGTTGTAGTTACTGCTAGTGAGGAAGCCCCAGAAACAGATTGTGCAGCAACGCGACGCGCATGGTGGCAAACCCAGCTTAAACAGAGTGCTCAAATTGATCCATTCAATCAACATCGGTTTTACACGGGACATCTGGCTCGATACATCAATCAAATTCAACTCGAAAGCACAAAATTTTTAATAGGCGATTACCCAATTACAAAGACATTTCAATGGTCAAGTCGCTTATGCCAGCAGGACTATTTAGTCGACGTTTTTATTAGTCATCAATCGACTCAAGAAGACTTACCACTTATCATTTTGCTTGATGGCCAACTCTGGAGCCGAGAGCTTTCGATTATTCCCGAAATTCAGCATTTGACTGATTCAAATAAGATTCGTCCAGCAGTTTATGTTTTTGTTCATAGTTTAAATAGTCAACAACGCCAACAAGATTATGGTTGTCATGATGCGTTTAGTCAGGCATTGGTTTATGAACTTATTGAAACGCTTCTAAAAGAATATTCCTTTATTTCTAAAATAGACATTACGTTATGCGGTCAAAGTTTAGGTGGATTATGCGCTTTACATAGCGCTTTGTTGTTCCCGACCATTTTTACTTCTCTGATTTTACAATCTGGATCTTATTGGTGGTCAGATTTTTCGAACAGCACGTTAGGTCAAAAATATAAAGGGAATATTTTAGAACTGCTTCAAAACCGATCTCATCCATTATCAAAAACAACTCAAATTTATATCAGTGCCGGCACGTATGAAACCGATATGCGGGACGATGCCCTACAGCTTTATCAACAATTGCAATCATTCAATCAAGTGAGCTTTCACAGTTTTTCAGGCGGACATGATGCCGTGAACTGGCGTATCGACTTGCTTAAGGCATTGCAAAAAATTCTTTCACTATAA
- a CDS encoding (2,3-dihydroxybenzoyl)adenylate synthase has protein sequence MTTQVYLDGAVPYPAEFAEIYRKKGYWLGQNLSDFLRESAQEYPQNIAVYDGDKAVSYAEFDYLVDCCTSHLYQYGLRAGDKAVVQMPNHYQFYILFFALIRLGALPVMSLPAHRFAELSNFFKQTQAKAYFCADFGAQKFDYRELAEKLQQTAPCLQHVFVLGNADKFVAVQDLLKETHISDEVISPTTADQVAFLQLSGGSTGVPKLIPRTHDDYLYSVRESAKICRLTQSSRLLMVLPAAHNFSMSSAGSLGIFYSGGAVVLGTDPSPETAFSLIKKHGVTDACLVPALVRPWMDKAAKDQDPILSTLRCLQVGGARLPDAVASRLIDEFQVNLQQVFGMAEGLVNYTHFDMTKEQIIHTQGLKISQDDEILVLDDNDQPVDAGEVGHLLTRGPYTIRGYYQAPEHNARSFTPDGFYRTGDLVRIREDGCIVVEGRSKEQINRAGEKIATEEVEQALLTHPQIRLAALVAMPDEIMGEKSCAFIAWQAQSDDPSPIRLAMSVRQHLKDYGLATYKIPDRVEFIEQFPYTAFGKIDKKKLRQQLETNTNVLA, from the coding sequence ATGACAACACAGGTTTATCTGGATGGCGCCGTGCCATATCCAGCAGAGTTTGCTGAGATTTACCGTAAAAAAGGTTATTGGCTTGGACAAAACTTGAGTGATTTCTTGCGTGAAAGTGCTCAAGAATACCCGCAAAATATTGCGGTATACGATGGGGATAAAGCCGTTAGTTACGCTGAGTTTGATTATTTAGTCGATTGCTGTACAAGTCATCTATATCAATATGGACTAAGAGCGGGTGATAAAGCAGTTGTACAAATGCCGAATCACTATCAGTTCTATATTTTATTTTTTGCACTGATTCGGCTTGGTGCTTTACCTGTAATGTCTTTACCTGCACATCGCTTTGCAGAACTTAGTAATTTTTTTAAACAAACTCAAGCAAAAGCTTATTTCTGTGCTGATTTTGGAGCACAAAAATTTGACTACCGAGAGCTTGCCGAAAAGCTTCAGCAAACTGCTCCTTGCTTACAACATGTATTTGTCCTTGGAAATGCCGATAAATTTGTAGCGGTTCAAGATCTATTAAAAGAAACCCATATTTCAGATGAGGTGATTTCGCCAACTACGGCAGATCAGGTTGCTTTCTTACAACTTTCAGGTGGAAGTACTGGTGTTCCTAAACTAATTCCACGTACCCATGACGACTATTTATATAGCGTACGCGAAAGCGCAAAAATCTGTCGTCTCACTCAGTCATCACGTTTACTCATGGTTTTACCTGCGGCACATAACTTTTCAATGAGCTCGGCTGGTTCTTTAGGCATTTTTTATTCGGGTGGTGCTGTGGTTTTAGGAACTGATCCAAGCCCTGAAACTGCTTTTTCATTAATCAAAAAACACGGTGTGACTGATGCTTGCTTGGTTCCTGCTTTGGTTCGACCATGGATGGATAAAGCAGCGAAAGATCAAGATCCAATATTGTCGACTCTTCGTTGCTTGCAAGTCGGAGGAGCACGTTTACCTGATGCCGTTGCCTCACGCCTAATTGATGAGTTCCAAGTCAATCTACAACAAGTTTTTGGCATGGCAGAAGGACTGGTGAACTACACCCATTTTGACATGACGAAAGAGCAAATTATCCATACCCAAGGTCTAAAAATCTCGCAAGATGATGAAATCTTGGTGCTGGATGATAACGATCAGCCAGTAGACGCTGGGGAAGTAGGGCATTTGCTGACTCGTGGGCCTTATACCATTCGCGGCTATTATCAAGCACCAGAGCACAATGCTCGTTCTTTCACCCCGGATGGTTTTTATCGAACAGGCGATTTAGTGCGTATTCGCGAAGATGGCTGCATTGTGGTAGAAGGCCGTTCAAAAGAACAAATCAATCGCGCTGGTGAAAAAATTGCGACCGAAGAGGTTGAACAAGCTTTATTAACTCACCCACAAATCCGTTTGGCAGCACTAGTTGCTATGCCTGATGAGATTATGGGGGAAAAAAGCTGTGCATTTATTGCATGGCAAGCACAAAGTGATGACCCAAGCCCCATTCGTCTTGCAATGTCAGTTCGTCAACATCTTAAGGATTATGGACTGGCTACCTACAAAATTCCCGATCGAGTCGAATTTATCGAGCAATTTCCATATACAGCCTTTGGAAAAATCGACAAAAAAAAATTACGTCAACAACTTGAAACTAACACCAATGTTCTTGCTTAA
- a CDS encoding multidrug efflux RND transporter permease subunit, which yields MLSRFFIYHPIFVCVIAITILIFGFFATLAMPVERYPNLAPPGVTVVANYRGAAADTVEESVTQILEQQIKGLDNLLYFTSHSESSGTSSIDIHFKIGTDIDKAQLQVQNRINGALNRLPEEVQRQGVNIWKTTGDMLLIVGLYDETGKTSNIDLSDYMVNHFEQPLSQLQGIGEVDVFGSSYAMRIWLNPNQLRNYQLVPSDIEKALEDYNTQIAAGSIGAMPSASDQNIYAKVKAGSRLKTIDDFKSVVVKANVDGSLVYLKDVARVELGAENYESINTLNGYPSAGLGISLSPDANAIETSALIKEKMAQLSQHLPAGYKVVYPRDNTPFIEESIKQVMITLLEAIVLVVIVMYLFLQNWRATLIPTITVPIVISGTFVVLYLFGMSINTLTLFALVLAIGLLVDDTIVVVENVERLMHEQQLSVREACLMSMQEISGALVGITLVLTAVFIPMAFFSGSTGMIYRQFSITLAAAMLLSLFVAITITPAMCAVLLKKHHKKPKWGQMLELALQKFRSAFSFLSVRLIQFKVFSSLLVVGIAVILLMIYRSLPTSFIPNEDQGLLAVPYSLHNSASMSQTEEIGRLVNNYFFEHEGKNINTVLVVNGQNFSGSGPNLGMAFVSLKHWNERKGEANTASAIRERAQAYLQKNLPAKVMVGMPPSVSGLGQSDALELWLRDVNGQGRNELIKQYKALEKESQNYSAFENLSPLVSEDKAEVFIQLDQNKAKMLGIDQQAIRSTLSTAWGGNYVGDFVERGRIKRIIMQGDSEFRSKPEDLAYWHVRNNSGGMLSLAHFAQSQWTGGPEALTRFMGLTAIQLEANVSPGFSSGQAMQQLSDMVSKQSGIDVAWSGLSLQEQQSSRQAIYLYLISILFIFLCLAALYESWQVPFIILLGLPLGITGTIIFAWIFKLPNDVYFQIALLTGIGLSCKNAILIVEFATQALKQGKSKIDAASEALKLRLRPILMTSLAFGAGVIPLIFATGAGAASRYEIGMSVFGSVVFGTLLVPLFTVFFFVVVHSLPNFQWSMSKPWLSRTLRFNSRIKKDNTSF from the coding sequence ATGCTCTCTCGTTTTTTTATCTACCACCCTATCTTTGTTTGTGTCATTGCAATCACTATTCTTATTTTTGGTTTTTTTGCCACTTTAGCCATGCCTGTCGAACGCTATCCAAACCTTGCACCGCCCGGTGTTACGGTTGTTGCAAACTATCGTGGTGCAGCTGCTGACACCGTAGAAGAAAGTGTGACCCAAATTTTAGAACAACAAATAAAGGGGCTGGATAATTTGCTGTACTTTACGTCACATAGTGAATCGTCCGGAACGAGCAGCATTGATATTCATTTTAAAATTGGCACAGATATCGATAAAGCGCAGCTCCAAGTACAAAACCGAATTAATGGTGCTTTAAACCGTTTACCTGAGGAAGTTCAAAGACAAGGCGTAAACATATGGAAAACCACTGGCGATATGCTGCTGATTGTGGGGCTATATGATGAAACAGGAAAAACCAGCAATATTGATTTGTCTGATTATATGGTGAATCACTTTGAACAACCTTTAAGTCAATTACAAGGAATTGGTGAAGTTGATGTTTTTGGTTCAAGTTATGCCATGCGCATTTGGTTAAACCCAAATCAGCTTAGAAATTACCAACTTGTGCCGAGTGATATTGAAAAGGCCCTCGAAGATTATAATACCCAAATTGCTGCTGGTTCGATTGGTGCAATGCCCTCTGCTTCTGATCAAAATATTTATGCAAAAGTAAAAGCAGGTTCGCGCTTAAAAACAATTGATGACTTTAAATCGGTAGTCGTTAAAGCAAATGTTGACGGTAGTCTTGTTTATTTAAAAGATGTCGCGAGAGTCGAGTTAGGAGCAGAAAATTACGAAAGCATTAATACACTTAATGGCTACCCATCGGCAGGTTTAGGTATTTCTCTAAGCCCTGATGCGAATGCAATCGAGACTTCTGCTCTTATTAAAGAAAAAATGGCTCAGCTTAGCCAGCATTTACCAGCAGGATATAAAGTCGTTTATCCACGAGACAATACACCATTTATTGAAGAGTCAATTAAGCAGGTCATGATCACGTTGCTTGAAGCAATCGTGCTCGTTGTTATTGTGATGTATCTCTTTTTACAAAATTGGCGTGCAACTCTTATTCCAACCATTACTGTTCCGATCGTCATTAGTGGCACATTTGTAGTGTTATATCTATTTGGGATGAGTATTAACACGCTTACGCTATTTGCACTGGTTTTAGCGATTGGATTATTGGTTGATGACACGATTGTAGTCGTAGAAAACGTTGAACGTCTCATGCACGAACAACAACTGAGTGTACGTGAAGCTTGTTTGATGTCGATGCAAGAGATTAGCGGTGCATTGGTGGGTATTACGCTGGTCTTAACCGCGGTATTTATTCCAATGGCTTTTTTTAGTGGTTCGACGGGTATGATTTACCGTCAGTTTTCTATTACATTAGCAGCAGCCATGTTGTTATCGCTATTTGTAGCTATAACCATCACGCCAGCAATGTGCGCAGTTTTATTAAAAAAACATCATAAAAAACCAAAATGGGGACAAATGCTTGAGCTTGCTCTTCAAAAATTCAGATCAGCTTTTAGTTTTTTATCTGTTCGTTTAATCCAGTTTAAAGTATTTTCCAGTCTGTTGGTTGTGGGCATCGCGGTTATTCTATTGATGATTTACCGCAGTTTGCCTACAAGCTTTATTCCAAATGAAGATCAAGGATTACTTGCTGTTCCCTATAGTTTGCATAACAGTGCTTCAATGAGCCAAACCGAAGAAATTGGAAGACTCGTCAATAATTATTTCTTTGAACATGAAGGTAAAAATATAAATACCGTACTGGTCGTAAATGGACAAAACTTTTCAGGGAGCGGTCCAAATTTAGGTATGGCCTTTGTTTCGCTTAAACATTGGAATGAGCGTAAAGGAGAAGCTAATACGGCGAGTGCTATTCGTGAACGTGCCCAAGCATATTTACAAAAAAACTTGCCGGCTAAAGTCATGGTAGGAATGCCACCAAGTGTATCTGGTTTAGGTCAATCTGATGCTTTAGAACTTTGGCTTAGAGATGTAAATGGTCAAGGGCGCAATGAATTAATTAAACAATATAAAGCCTTAGAAAAAGAATCTCAAAATTATTCGGCCTTTGAAAACCTAAGTCCTCTGGTAAGTGAAGATAAAGCTGAAGTATTTATTCAACTCGACCAAAATAAAGCCAAAATGCTAGGAATTGACCAACAAGCAATTCGTTCAACACTATCGACTGCTTGGGGTGGAAACTATGTTGGCGATTTTGTTGAACGAGGCCGAATTAAAAGAATCATTATGCAAGGTGATTCAGAGTTTCGTTCTAAACCCGAGGATTTAGCGTATTGGCATGTACGCAATAACTCAGGTGGAATGCTTTCCCTTGCTCATTTTGCGCAAAGTCAGTGGACAGGTGGCCCAGAAGCTCTTACCCGATTTATGGGACTAACTGCCATTCAACTTGAAGCCAATGTAAGTCCAGGCTTTAGCTCAGGTCAGGCAATGCAACAGTTAAGTGATATGGTCAGTAAACAGTCTGGTATAGATGTAGCATGGAGCGGTCTTTCTCTACAAGAGCAACAATCTAGCCGCCAAGCGATCTATTTATATCTCATTTCTATTCTATTTATTTTCTTATGTTTGGCTGCCTTATATGAAAGCTGGCAAGTTCCTTTTATTATTTTATTAGGGCTTCCTCTAGGTATTACAGGCACTATTATTTTTGCTTGGATTTTTAAGCTACCTAACGATGTTTATTTTCAAATTGCCCTATTAACAGGTATTGGCTTATCTTGTAAAAATGCGATTCTCATTGTTGAGTTTGCGACTCAAGCACTCAAACAAGGAAAAAGTAAAATCGATGCGGCAAGTGAGGCTTTAAAGCTGCGTTTACGCCCGATTCTGATGACATCTCTTGCCTTTGGTGCGGGTGTGATTCCTTTAATTTTTGCAACTGGTGCAGGTGCTGCGAGCAGATATGAAATTGGAATGAGCGTATTTGGTAGTGTCGTGTTTGGTACTTTACTGGTACCGCTATTTACTGTGTTCTTCTTTGTTGTGGTTCATAGTTTACCGAATTTTCAGTGGTCAATGAGTAAACCATGGTTAAGTCGAACTTTGAGATTTAATAGCCGTATAAAAAAGGACAATACATCCTTTTAA
- a CDS encoding SDR family oxidoreductase codes for MSSTIVVTGAARGIGAAIAKKLLQQGYQVIGIDRQENPEQWEITQKLEEREISRWQGFQQDITDQETTAKLINNILNKYSVTGLVNAAGVLIMRSMLEANTEDWQTLFAVNVMAPIAISQQLAKHFCEKKQGSIVTISSNSSRMPRIQLGMYATSKAALSHYCRNLALEIAPHQVRLNIVSPGSTLTQMQQQLWTDNSPPPAVIDGDLSQYRTGIPLRKLAQPEDIANTVSFLLSDQAAQITMQEIVVDGGATLGV; via the coding sequence ATGAGCTCTACCATCGTAGTCACAGGTGCTGCAAGAGGTATTGGAGCTGCTATTGCAAAAAAATTATTGCAGCAAGGGTATCAAGTGATCGGCATCGACCGACAGGAAAACCCAGAACAATGGGAAATCACTCAAAAGCTAGAAGAACGTGAAATATCGCGTTGGCAAGGCTTTCAGCAAGATATTACTGATCAAGAAACAACAGCAAAGCTCATTAACAATATTTTAAACAAATATAGCGTGACAGGTTTAGTGAATGCGGCAGGCGTTTTGATTATGCGTTCTATGCTTGAAGCAAACACAGAAGACTGGCAAACACTTTTCGCAGTAAATGTCATGGCACCTATTGCGATTAGTCAACAACTGGCCAAGCATTTTTGTGAAAAAAAGCAGGGAAGTATTGTCACGATTAGCTCGAATAGCTCACGGATGCCACGTATACAACTTGGCATGTATGCAACGAGTAAAGCTGCATTGAGCCATTACTGCCGTAATCTTGCGCTTGAAATCGCACCTCACCAAGTAAGGCTTAATATTGTTTCACCAGGCTCTACGTTAACCCAAATGCAGCAGCAGCTCTGGACAGATAATTCACCTCCGCCTGCGGTAATCGATGGAGATTTAAGCCAATACCGTACAGGCATTCCCTTAAGAAAATTAGCCCAGCCTGAAGATATTGCGAATACGGTCAGCTTTTTACTTTCTGATCAAGCTGCACAAATTACCATGCAAGAAATTGTGGTTGATGGAGGAGCCACTTTAGGCGTTTAA
- a CDS encoding transcriptional repressor — protein sequence MTATSKSLLNGLPIKKSRIQVFEILNQNPQGLSAVSIYAQIKNEHKITLGTIYRILSEFENRKLIKRVFLGKSKSIYKLRKDKMSCNLICLKTAEATSYEHEKVKELLHEVIDVIFANTGTNISSIELNLYTE from the coding sequence ATGACGGCAACTTCAAAATCATTATTAAATGGACTACCAATAAAAAAATCGAGAATTCAGGTTTTTGAAATTTTAAATCAAAATCCACAAGGCTTAAGCGCGGTGAGCATTTATGCACAAATTAAAAATGAACATAAAATTACGCTAGGAACAATTTATCGAATCTTATCTGAATTTGAAAATCGCAAGCTCATCAAAAGGGTATTCTTAGGAAAAAGTAAGAGTATCTATAAGCTTAGAAAAGATAAGATGAGCTGTAACTTGATTTGTCTAAAAACGGCAGAAGCAACCAGTTATGAACATGAAAAAGTAAAAGAGCTACTGCATGAAGTTATAGATGTTATTTTTGCGAATACAGGAACTAATATCAGTAGTATTGAACTTAATCTCTATACAGAATAA
- a CDS encoding phosphopantetheine-binding protein, translating to MAVSEQLQIPASDIQLNDDLLMLGLDSVRLMTLVGKWQAYGAQVSFEDLAEQPTLEVWIEKLVA from the coding sequence TTGGCAGTTAGTGAACAGCTTCAGATTCCAGCTTCAGACATTCAGTTAAATGATGATTTGCTCATGCTTGGGCTTGATTCGGTACGACTCATGACATTAGTGGGTAAATGGCAAGCTTACGGTGCACAGGTGAGCTTTGAAGATTTAGCTGAACAACCAACCTTAGAGGTTTGGATTGAGAAGCTAGTCGCTTAA
- a CDS encoding MbtH family protein → MSNLQENYINPFDNESLSFQVLKNQQGEFSLWPAQHQVPSGWDVQHGPDTRASCIAYVEKHWVAINPFQQA, encoded by the coding sequence ATGAGCAACTTACAGGAAAACTATATTAATCCTTTCGATAACGAAAGTTTGTCTTTTCAGGTTTTAAAAAATCAACAAGGTGAGTTCAGTTTATGGCCTGCTCAACATCAAGTGCCGTCGGGGTGGGATGTTCAGCATGGACCGGATACACGGGCTTCGTGTATTGCATATGTGGAAAAACACTGGGTTGCGATTAACCCCTTTCAACAAGCGTAA